One part of the Candida albicans SC5314 chromosome R, complete sequence genome encodes these proteins:
- the BMT3 gene encoding Bmt3p (Beta-mannosyltransferase; adds 2nd beta-mannose to the acid-stable fraction of cell wall phosphopeptidomannan, elongation of beta-mannose chains on the phosphopeptidomannan acid-labile fraction; Hap43-induced; Spider biofilm induced): MFESDLSFYSALLILCCPISIVFFKKFPIKGYTGANKVSLFLQCLIAILNLNILYSFINSLTITLGHDGSSANTLTIDPITTTQQQGHVDYTPIKVSGYTFKNQVATKNLQCDSIVYDQDLDLQVSQAVDLNKPEDLKFFRDKLNELRSLNNIYDLFFQDNEDEVEESILERKWYKFCGSAVWLDKYGVYFMVNRIAYSKKGTRNNPTISVLAGQVFDKNWIELTGKKFPFSGLEFPTILPHYIDEGKEAEKVILGAEDPRVILHEYTNENGIRIQEPLIAFNALSTEVDWKRAMHIYRPLHDPHRIIRLSIENYAPREKEKNWAPFIDGNNLNFVYNFPLRILRCNINNGDCQKVSGPDFNDKSHENAGKLRGGTNLVEIPSQSLPKHLRSRKYWFGIARSHITDCGCVGELYRPHLILISRNKKSDQYELNYVSDLIDFNVNPEPWTPGKTTCSDGKSVLIPNSVAFIKDDYMSVTFSEADKTNKLINAKGWLTYITKMLEFTQERLKDESSDPVLESRLLSKCSTFLAQQYCALSKDTMGWDKLSR; the protein is encoded by the coding sequence ATGTTTGAATCAGATTTATCTTTCTATCTGGCCCTTCTAATATTATGTTGTCCAATATCAATAgttttcttcaaaaaattcCCTATCAAAGGATATACAGGTGCAAATAAagtatcattatttttacaATGTTTAATTGCAATActtaatttgaatattctTTACAGTTTTATCAACTCACTTACTATCACGCTAGGTCATGATGGTTCCTCTGCTAACACCCTTACGATAGATCCCATCACTACAACACAACAACAGGGCCACGTGGACTACACACCTATAAAAGTTTCCGGCTACACATTTAAAAATCAAGTTGCCACCAAGAATTTGCAATGTGATAGTATTGTTTACGATCAAGATTTGGACCTTCAAGTAAGTCAAGCTGTTGATTTGAACAAACCAGAGGACttaaaatttttcagaGACAAATTAAACGAACTCCGTtctttaaataatatttatgATTTGTTCTTTCAggataatgaagatgaagttgaagaaagtattttagaaagaaaatggtACAAGTTTTGTGGGTCTGCCGTTTGGTTGGACAAATATGGCGTTTACTTTATGGTCAATAGAATTGCCTATTCCAAAAAAGGTACACGGAACAATCCTACAATTTCTGTATTAGCTGGTCAAGtgtttgataaaaattggATTGAATTAACTGGCAAAAAATTCCCATTTTCTGGTCTTGAATTTCCTACTATTTTGCCTCATTATATTGATGAAGGTAAAGAAGCAGAGAAGGTGATATTGGGTGCAGAGGATCCAAGGGTAATTTTACATGAATATACTAATGAAAACGGGATACGAATTCAAGAACCATTAATTGCATTCAATGCTTTAAGCACAGAAGTGGATTGGAAAAGGGCAATGCATATTTATAGACCATTACATGATCCACATCGTATTATTCGTTtgtcaattgaaaactatGCTCCAagagaaaaggaaaagaattGGGCACCATTTATAGATGGTAACAATCTTAATTTTGTGTATAATTTCCCCTTGAGAATACTCAGATGTAATATTAATAACGGAGATTGTCAAAAAGTGAGTGGTCCAGATTTTAATGACAAATCTCATGAAAATGCTGGTAAATTACGTGGTGGTACCAATTTGGTAGAAATTCCATCACAATCTTTGCCCAAACATTTGAGGTCTCGCAAATACTGGTTTGGTATTGCAAGATCCCATATAACGGACTGTGGCTGTGTTGGAGAGTTGTATCGTCCACACcttattttgatttctcgTAACAAGAAATCAGATCAGTATGAGTTAAACTATGTATCTGATTTGATAGATTTCAATGTCAATCCTGAACCATGGACTCCTGGTAAAACAACTTGCAGTGATGGTAAACTGGTGTTGATTCCAAATAGTGTGGCGTTTATAAAAGATGACTACATGAGTGTGACATTCAGTGAAGCAGATAAAACTAACAAGTTGATCAATGCAAAAGGTTGGTTAACTTATATAACCAAAATGTTGGAATTTACTCAGGAAAGATTGAAAGATGAATCCAGTGATCCAGTTTTGGAAAGTAGATTATTGAGTAAATGCTCTACGTTTTTAGCTCAACAATATTGTGCATTGTCTAAAGATACTATGGGGTGGgataaattatcaagatGA
- a CDS encoding [Histone H3]-lysine-36 demethylase (Ortholog(s) have histone demethylase activity (H3-K36 specific), methylated histone binding activity and role in histone demethylation, positive regulation of transcription elongation from RNA polymerase II promoter): MPINSESCPLCKVHSNTIKKEDEDEEDNKTSWIQCSKCKVWYHVHCLDLPTDEIDQIVIYHCPECVPKYGESTYKRKSKRARVSIDYQSLNEGDTFAIDKSSHFHLHNFLNFKGETNINVIDKLTKTYALNTQMEKPILIPQADLSKNGMQLPIEKNEITIDYITDCCGEDTPLEVMDVISQQGISPPWKLKQWREYFKTNEEKRDRIRNVISLEISDVAKLGVDFTRPKCVRDMDVVDRVWIEEDEQKRSKVTKYCLMSVKNSFTDFHIDFGGTSVYYTVLSGAKTFLFFPPTDNNLELYKSWCLEPSQNFIWYPEYTITKNKKKIKPTGGFKVDLQPGDLFIIPSGWIHAVHTPQDSIVIGGNYLTIRDMVMQLKINEIERETKVPTKFRFPMFNKVLWLTAWYYYNHQNEFQSDIGEDEDGNAILTRLIGHLQGHLELSKTNATAKRSIPKTIGKPMVFINKLLAWKEDLYGTAV; encoded by the coding sequence ATGCCAATTAATTCTGAGTCATGTCCCTTGTGTAAAGTGCACAGCAATacaatcaaaaaagaagacgaagatgaagaagacaACAAAACTTCATGGATTCAATGTTCTAAATGCAAAGTATGGTACCATGTCCATTGTTTGGACCTTCCAACTGATGAAATAGATCAGATAGTTATCTATCATTGTCCTGAATGTGTGCCCAAATATGGAGAATCTACctataaaagaaaatctaAACGTGCCAGAGTATCTATTGACTATCAATCTTTGAATGAAGGAGATACATTTGCAATTGACAAATCGAGCCATTTCCATTTAcacaattttttaaactttaAGGGAGAAACAAACATTAATGTGATTGATAAACTCACAAAGACATATGCATTGAACACACAAATGGAGAAACCAATTCTTATTCCACAAGCAGATTTGTCCAAAAATGGAATGCAACTCCCCATTGAGAAAAACGaaattacaattgattatattacTGATTGCTGCGGAGAAGATACACCTTTGGAGGTGATGGATGTGATATCACAACAAGGTATATCTCCACCATGGAAATTGAAGCAATGGCGAGAGTATTTCAAGACTAATGAAGAGAAACGTGATAGAATACGAAATGTGATATCGTTGGAGATATCTGATGTTGCAAAATTGGGTGTTGATTTCACACGACCCAAGTGTGTTCGAGACATGGATGTAGTGGATCGGGTGTGGATTGAAGAGGACGAACAAAAGAGAAGCAAAGTCACCAAATACTGTCTTATGTCTGTGAAGAATTCATTCACGGATTTCCATATTGATTTTGGGGGTACTTCGGTATACTACACCGTGTTAAGTGGGGCTaaaacttttttgtttttcccACCAACAGACAATAATTTGGAGTTGTATAAATCCTGGTGTCTTGAGCCTTCACAAAACTTTATTTGGTATCCTGAATATACAATaacaaagaataaaaagaagattAAACCAACCGGTGGGTTTAAAGTCGACCTACAACCTGGTGATCTTTTCATTATCCCCAGTGGTTGGATCCATGCTGTCCACACTCCACAAGATTCAATTGTGATAGGAGGTAATTACTTGACTATAAGGGATATGGTTATGCAGttgaaaatcaatgaaattgaaagagAAACCAAAGTTCCAACAAAGTTTAGATTTCCTATGTTTAACAAAGTGCTATGGTTGACTGCGTGGTACTATTATAATCATCAAAACGAGTTTCAAAGTGATATAGGTGAGGATGAAGATGGTAATGCAATATTAACTCGATTGATTGGACATTTGCAAGGGCATTTGGAACTAAGCAAAACAAATGCAACAGCAAAAAGAAGTATTCCTAAAACAATCGGCAAACCAATGGTatttattaacaaattgTTGGCATGGAAAGAGGATTTGTATGGTACTGCCGTGTGA
- the HYR4 gene encoding Hyr4p (Putative GPI-anchored adhesin-like protein; Rim101-repressed; constitutive expression independent of MTL or white-opaque status) has product MFSYSQAIRFIIFLLPICLTFKITENRIDRGKLNFEIQDITIKSGAFWSIVDNSICTFFGSLMVEPQASLYVSSTSPILALQVAFVSILGVFHNQGNITFDSSASLTSATYRIITSTFRNTGRMFFSASGKFPNTMDIVASDWTNNGLLSFHQDQRTSGVVSLGSALGTITNNGQIKLSNQVYQQRTQISGSGCFVAINNSTIYISNSLLPVQITQSFYLADSTSSIIVDSFSATQTFNVYGFGNGNMIGLTLPLVGNYWYSSYTYDATTGILIMRNVFLEQKFNIGLGYNPSLFKIVTDWGAGIPSTILGSLSYSGCVPSRRLPSICQIDPISSLEIPGTKPTQFTSVFVSTDDSGRNGQYVGLFEVATNKNYEWVSAVIIITSIPTVTIELPPTLTLEAQWLPTVSGVLHTSSTITQSTKIGLLTTVSLVPVAETQLASRTFSIVGPPIPDTTSLELVVPTKSETRVVTESTVVPVLPPKVTHFTNSSTSNRRYSSESMVDEEFPSEPFMSDEVSIEVYESYTDESCVISTDFSVDVDYSSDLSMNFQTYDTLDTTEMFNTVENFETYDTFGTIESFDIFETSQTFESYETFNETSDLSMFSLTSESFSDLPPPLVQTDTPVSFNPVPSRTNMSEKTIMWEVTNSQGSIITESGIILISGEYQTTVTTFLRDLDQMEGYTKYTKTWEVTNSNGSVVTESGIIDESGSYHTTVTTFPQKDQNWEWAANTVEYTKTWIVTNEDGSIITESGIVGESGLYQTTVTTFPHELSSFTIYQSEEAHSPGVINAGDIESTPLATSSSIYQSVIIEDEFPSSPGNTYTDVFSPTTGHDLDLPDDTTFTPSQSSSTTVPIESEYISESIILDAGSSVSTMISPTTLTTNFPIFDSSDNQFKHVSLWDSRVSSRSIVIVSSEFPESDAPLILASPNDGSSNQTSTTASITVNDNQNINNPEFQQGEAVISSSIDSSVSHLYYISEETSIASNNGDLSDDLEVDFILLTSLHDTISAKATSAGYSWKFYPESDEIQIDQTGDYNYSLAGAKTHIHESAYTQQDASTQKGASVQQETSIQQRVSTKQETYTQEGTQQVTRTQEKVQQGASHSTTNSHFEGTFISKTASPTNNDFTLSFEPKDNATDISNSFFAHLSIVGNSTVFETDYTDFSFIANSNTFKSDANGVDSTSNQTYSAGVGGSNVSGLISKSESVVLLIRPVMIFVFLAICVVIML; this is encoded by the coding sequence aTGTTTCTGTACTCACAAGCTATaagatttatcattttcttgttaCCTATATGTTTGACTTTCAAAATTACGGAGAATAGGATTGATCGTggtaaattaaattttgagATACAAGATATTACTATAAAATCTGGTGCCTTTTGGTCCATCGTTGACAATTCTATCTGCACTTTTTTTGGTAGCTTGATGGTTGAGCCCCAAGCTAGTCTTTATGTTTCCCTGACTTCCCCTATTTTGGCACTTCAAGTGGCCTTTGTTTCCATTCTTGGTGTATTTCACAACCAGGGGAATATCACATTCGACTCCAGTGCTTCATTAACATCAGCTACTTACAGGATTATTACCCTGACATTTCGAAATACTGGCAGAATGTTTTTTTCAGCATCTGGGAAGTTTCCAAATACGATGGATATTGTTGCATCAGATTGGACAAATAATGGGCTTTTGAGTTTTCATCAGGATCAAAGAACTAGTGGTGTGGTCTCACTTGGTTCAGCTTTGGGGACCATAACTAACAATGGTCAAATTAAGTTGAGCAATCAAGTGTACCAACAAAGAACTCAAATTAGCGGTTCCGGTTGCTTTGTTGCCATAAATAACTCTACTATTTATATATCCAATTCGTTATTGCCGGTTCAGATAACACAAAGTTTTTATTTGGCTGATAGCACGTCTTCCATTATAGTGGATTCTTTTTCGGCCACTCAAACATTCAATGTTTATGGATTTGGTAACGGGAACATGATTGGATTGACACTCCCGCTTGTTGGTAATTACTGGTATTCCTCATATACCTATGATGCTACAACTGGTATACTTATAATGAGAAACGTATTTTTGGAACAGAAGTTTAACATAGGACTAGGCTATAACCCTAGTTTGTTTAAAATTGTGACAGATTGGGGTGCTGGAATCCCATCTACCATTTTAGGATCTTTGTCTTATTCTGGTTGTGTCCCTTCGAGACGGTTACCTTCGATTTGTCAGATTGATCCAATTAGCTCTTTAGAAATACCAGGGACCAAACCTACACAATTCACAAgtgtttttgtttcaacCGACGATTCTGGCCGAAATGGACAATATGTTGGATTGTTTGAAGTTGCTACTAATAAAAACTATGAATGGGTGAGTGCtgtgataataataacctCGATACCTACCGTTACGATAGAACTTCCTCCGACACTCACTTTGGAGGCCCAGTGGCTCCCCACTGTGTCAGGTGTATTGCACACTAGTAGTACCATTACACAGTCGACTAAAATTGGTCTTTTGACTACAGTATCATTGGTCCCAGTTGCGGAAACTCAGTTAGCTTCTAgaacattttcaattgtggGTCCTCCAATTCCAGATACTACGTCACTTGAGTTAGTTGTTCCCACGAAAAGTGAAACTCGAGTTGTTACCGAAAGTACTGTTGTTCCTGTGCTACCCCCTAAAGTTACTCATTTTACAAATTCATCGACGAGTAATAGGCGTTATTCAAGTGAATCCATggttgatgaagaatttcCCAGTGAGCCCTTCATGTCTGATGAAGTATCTATTGAAGTGTATGAGTCATATACTGATGAATCTTGTGTTATTTCTACAGATTTTTCAGTTGATGTTGACTATTCCAGTGATCTTAGTATGAACTTTCAGACATATGACACGCTTGACACCACTGAAATGTTTAACACTGTTGAAAACTTTGAGACGTACGACACCTTTGGCACCATTGAGtcatttgatattttcGAGACGTCTCAGACATTTGAGAGTTATGAGACTTTCAATGAAACTAGTGATTTGAGTATGTTTTCATTAACTAGTGAGCTGTTTTCCGATCTACCACCTCCTTTGGTTCAAACTGATACGCCTGTCTCATTCAATCCTGTGCCTAGTAGGACTAACATGAGTGAGAAAACAATTATGTGGGAAGTTACTAATTCACAGGGCTCTATTATAACTGAATCTGGGATTATTCTTATATCTGGTGAATATCAGACTACAGTAACTACATTTCTCCGAGACCTTGACCAAATGGAAGGCTATACTAAATACACTAAAACTTGGGAGGTTACCAATAGTAATGGTTCTGTTGTAACTGAATCTGGgattattgatgaatcgGGATCATATCACACTACCGTGACAACTTTCCCACAGAAAGATCAAAATTGGGAATGGGCTGCTAATACAGTAGAATATACTAAAACTTGGATAGTTACCAATGAAGATGGCTCTATTATAACTGAATCTGGTATTGTTGGTGAGTCTGGTTTGTATCAAACTACTGTAACAACCTTCCCACACGAGTTAAGTTCATTTACTATTTACCAATCCGAAGAAGCGCATTCGCCAGGGGTTATCAATGCAGGTGATATAGAGCTGACACCACTTGCAACTTCCCTGTCCATCTATCAGTCTGTTATCATTGAAGACGAGTTCCCATCTTCACCAGGAAATACTTATACGGATGTTTTCAGTCCTACAACTGGTCATGATTTAGATCTTCCGGATGATACGACATTCACACCAAGTCAGTCATCGTCCACTACCGTTCCAATTGAATCTGAGTATATTTCAGAGTCTATAATTCTTGATGCTGGGTCTCTGGTGTCTACTATGATATCACCAACTACTTTGACTACTAATTTTCCGATTTTTGATTCAAGtgataatcaatttaaacaTGTTTCTTTATGGGATAGCAGAGTTTCTAGTAGatcaattgtaattgtttCCAGTGAATTTCCTGAACTGGATGCACCCTTGATACTCGCTTCACCGAATGATGGTCTGTCAAATCAAACCTCTACTACTGCAAGTATTACTGTCAACgataatcaaaatatcaacaatccTGAATTCCAACAAGGCGAAGCTGtcattagtagtagtattgACTCTAGTGTATCACATTTGTATTATATTTCTGAGGAAACTTCAATTGCCAGCAATAATGGTGATCTTAGTGATGATTTGGAAGTTGACTTTATTCTTTTGACACTGTTGCACGATACCATTAGTGCTAAGGCTACACTGGCTGGTTATTCTTGGAAATTCTATCCAGAGAGTGATGAGattcaaattgatcaaactGGTGATTACAATTATTCCCTTGCAGGTGCTAAAACTCACATTCACGAAAGTGCTTATACCCAACAAGATGCTTCCACTCAAAAAGGTGCCTCTGTTCAGCAAGAGACTTCCATACAGCAGAGGGTTTCCACTAAACAAGAAACATACACTCAAGAGGGGACTCAACAAGTAACTCGTACGCAAGAGAAAGTTCAACAAGGTGCAAGCCATAGCACAACAAACTCTCATTTTGAAGGGACTTTTATATCAAAAACTGCCAGTCCTACAAACAATGATTTCACTCTCAGCTTTGAGCCAAAAGACAATGCTActgatatttcaaattcctTTTTTGCCCACTTGCTGATTGTTGGTAATTCGACTGTTTTTGAAACTGATTATActgatttttcatttattgcAAATTCCAACACTTTTAAGTCGGATGCAAATGGTGTTGATTCTACCAGTAATCAAACTTATAGTGCCGGTGTTGGAGGGTCTAATGTTTCAGGTTTAATTAGTAAGAGTGAATCTGTGGTACTATTAATTAGACCTGTAATGATATTTGTGTTTTTGGCTATTTGTGTGGTTATAATGTTATGA
- the GSY1 gene encoding glycogen (starch) synthase (UDP glucose/starch glucosyltransferase; transcript repressed by yeast-hyphal switch, Efg1-regulated; strong oxidative stress induced; colony morphology-related regulation by Ssn6; stationary phase enriched; flow model biofilm induced) — protein MARDIDNHLLFEVATEVAHKVGGIYSVLKSKAPVTVAEYRERYTLLGPLHYDSAQIEVEELPVTDPHIKQTLDSMSSKGIRWLYGRWLIEGAPRVLLFDIWSAGHYLNEWKADLWNVAGIPTPDHDSETNDAILLGYLVAWFLGELVYNDRDRAVICQCHEWLAGIALPLCRKRRIDVTTIFTTHATLLGRYLCAGSTDFYNNLDKFDVDAEAGKRGIYHRYCIERSATHSADVFTTVSDITAYEAEHLLKRKPDGVLPNGLNVVKFQAVHEFQNLHAIKKAKINEFVKGHFYGNYDFDLDNTLYFFIAGRYEFRNKGCDFFIESLARLNHKLKEAGSKTTVVAFIIMPGKTQSYTVETLKGQAVVKQLESTIGEVQKKVGERLFEYCARYPNTDHHGNDEVPTIDELIKPADRVLLKRRIFALKRDGLPPIVTHNMVDDSTDPVLNHIRRVQLFNKPEDRVKIIFHPEFLNANNPILSLDYDEFVRGCHLGVFPSYYEPWGYTPAECTVMGIPSITTNLSGFGCYMNDLVENPTDYGIYIVDRRMKSVDESINQLTDYMFDFCAKSRRQRINQRNRTERLSVLLDWRSVHSEYSKARLLALKRAYPDYVGEKVVESKMKITRPMSVPGSPRSLLLTPGDLGSLQDANQDISYFELGEEET, from the coding sequence ATGGCTAGAgatattgataatcatttattatttgagGTTGCTACTGAGGTAGCTCATAAAGTTGGAGGTATTTACTCCgttttaaaatcaaaagcCCCAGTCACTGTAGCTGAATATCGTGAACGTTACACTTTATTGGGTCCATTACATTATGACTCAGCACaaattgaagttgaagaattgCCAGTTACCGACCCTCATATCAAACAAACCCTTGATTCTATGTCTTCCAAAGGTATTAGATGGCTTTATGGTAGATGGTTGATTGAAGGTGCACCAAGagtattattgtttgaCATTTGGTCTGCCGGCCATTATTTGAATGAATGGAAAGCTGATTTGTGGAATGTTGCTGGTATCCCTACCCCTGATCATGACCTGGAAACCAATGATGCTATTTTGTTGGGTTATTTGGTTGCTTGGTTTTTGGGTGAATTGGTTTATAACGACCGTGATCGTGCTGTTATTTGTCAATGTCATGAATGGTTAGCAGGTATTGCCTTGCCATTATgtagaaaaagaagaattgacGTTACCACTATTTTCACTACCCATGCAACATTATTGGGAAGATACTTGTGTGCTGGTAGTACCGATTTCTACAACAATTTGGACAAGTTTGATGTTGATGCTGAAGCTGGTAAAAGAGGTATTTATCACCGTTACTGTATCGAAAGATCTGCTACGCATTCAGCTGATGTGTTCACTACAGTTTCTGATATTACTGCCTATGAAGCCGaacatttgttgaaaagaaaaccaGATGGTGTTTTACCTAATGGGTTGAATGTTGTCAAGTTCCAAGCAGTTCAtgaattccaaaatttgCATGCTATCAAAAAGGCCAAGATCAATGAATTTGTCAAAGGACATTTCTATGGGAActatgattttgatttagaCAATACCTTATATTTCTTCATCGCCGGGAGATACGAGTTTAGAAATAAAGGGTGtgatttctttattgaatCGTTAGCAAGATTGAAtcataaattgaaagagGCAGGTTCCAAAACCACAGTTGTGGCTTTCATTATTATGCCGGGAAAAACTCAATCCTACACTGTTGAGACTTTGAAAGGTCAGGCTGTTGTTAAACAATTAGAATCAACTATTGGTGAAGTGCAAAAGAAAGTTGGTGAAAGATTATTTGAGTATTGTGCTAGATACCCTAATACTGATCATCACGGAAACGATGAAGTTCCAACTATTGATGAGTTGATTAAACCAGCCGATAGAGTTTTGTTGAAAAGACGTATATTTGCATTGAAGAGAGATGGTTTGCCACCAATTGTCACTCACAACATGGTTGATGACAGTACTGATCCAGTCTTGAATCATATTAGAAGAGTTCAATTATTTAACAAACCAGAAGATAGAGTTAAGATTATTTTCCATCCAGAGTTCTTGAATGCTAACAACCCTATTTTGTCATTAGATTATGATGAATTTGTTAGAGGGTGTCATTTGGGTGTGTTCCCATCCTACTACGAACCTTGGGGTTACACTCCTGCCGAGTGTACCGTTATGGGTATACCTTCTATTACCACCAATTTGTCTGGATTTGGGTGTTACATGAATGATTTGGTTGAAAACCCAACTGATTACGGtatttatattgttgaCAGAAGAATGAAATCTGTCGATGAGtctatcaatcaattgactGATTACATGTTTGATTTCTGTGCGAAATCCAGAAGACAAAGAATCAACCAAAGAAATAGAACTGAAAGATTGAGTGTTCTTTTGGATTGGAGATCAGTTCATTCCGAATATTCTAAGGCTCGTTTGTTGGCACTTAAAAGAGCTTATCCTGATTATGTTGGTGAGAAGGTAGTTGAATCCAAGATGAAAATCACTCGACCAATGTCAGTTCCAGGTTCTCCAAGAAGTTTGTTACTCACGCCAGGTGATCTTGGCTCATTACAAGACGCTAACCAAGACATTAGTTATTTTGAATTGggtgaagaagaaacttAA